A region of Toxorhynchites rutilus septentrionalis strain SRP chromosome 1, ASM2978413v1, whole genome shotgun sequence DNA encodes the following proteins:
- the LOC129762101 gene encoding trichohyalin-like, whose product MTETEFDWDNISIGEPGLNTSGSYFFRHVDEMEGEQPELDCGASGSSSLEQSSENDNESGNSGQITQRNRQQRQQTKARQEETCDRAYRYAKVYEEKRRILREKEQKQLEEGMKFHARPAPNFKQTGEHRKKENAEPKFTVPLTPKQMKPERLKKSADLAQKMQSRTKDPEPEKFKAHDAKVLKEKPFKPALTKAVIKPEPFNLRMSERIRERKLFDEQLQKAKEEKARREAEERRAAEERDLKLIRKQKEFKANPNPFK is encoded by the exons ATGACGGAGACAGAGTTCGACTGGGACAACATTAGCATTGGCGAGCCGGGTTTGAATACCTCGGGAAGTTATTTCT TCAGACATGTTGATGAGATGGAGGGTGAGCAGCCAGAGCTTGATTGTGGTGCCTCCGGCAGTAGTTCCTTGGAGCAGAGCTCCGAGAACGACAACGAAAGTGGGAACAGTGGTCAAATCACTCAGAGGAATCGCCAACAACGGCAGCAGACAAAAGCCCGACAGGAGGAGACCTGTGATCGGGCCTATCGTTACGCTAAGGTGTACGAGGAAAAGCGTAGGATTCTTCGTGAGAAAGAACAGAAGCAGCTCGAGGAAGGGATGAAGTTCCATGCCAGGCCGGCACCCAACTTCAAGCAGACCGGTGAACATCGCAAAAAAGAGAACGCCGAGCCGAAGTTCACAGTTCCGTTAACGCCGAAGCAGATGAAACCTGAACGGTTGAAAAAGTCTGCCGATTTGGCGCAGAAGATG CAAAGTCGCACCAAGGATCCGGAGCCGGAGAAATTTAAAGCGCACGATGCAAAGGTCCTAAAGGAGAAACCCTTCAAACCGGCACTGACGAAGGCGGTGATAAAGCCGGAACCGTTTAATTTGCGAATGTCGGAACGAATCCGGGAGCGGAAGCTGTTCGACGAACAGCTCCAGAAGGCCAAAGAGGAGAAGGCTCGTCGCGAGGCGGAGGAACGACGGGCAGCCGAAGAGCGCGACCTGAAGTTGATACGGAAGCAGAAGGAGTTCAAGGCGAATCCGAATCCGTTCAAATGA
- the LOC129776303 gene encoding 40S ribosomal protein S13 — MGRMHAPGKGISQSALPYRRSVPSWLKLNADDVKEQIKKLGKKGMSPSQIGIILRDSHGVAQVRFVNGNKILRIMKAVGLKPDIPEDLYFLIKKAVSIRKHLERNRKDIDSKFRLILIESRIHRLARYYKIKSVLPPNWKYESGTASALVA, encoded by the exons ATGGGTCGTATGCACGCACCTGGCAAGGGTATCTCCCAATCGGCGCTGCCGTACCGCCGCTCGGTTCCGTCATGGCTGAAGCTGAACGCTGACGACGTCAAGGAGCAGATCAAGAAGCTCGGCAAGAAGGGAATGTCGCCCTCGCAGATCGGTATCATCCTGCGTGATTCGCACGGTGTTGCCCAGGTTCGCTTCGTCAATGGCAACAAG ATCCTGCGCATCATGAAGGCCGTTGGCCTTAAGCCTGACATTCCTGAGGATCTGTACTTCCTGATCAAGAAAGCCGTCTCTATCCGCAAGCACTTGGAGCGCAACCGCAAGGATATCGACAGCAAGTTCCGCTTGATCTTGATCGAGTCCAGAATCCACCGGCTGGCTCGGTACTACAAAATCAAATCGGTACTTCCCCCCAACTGGAAGTATGAATCGGGAACCGCTTCGGCTCTGGTCGCCTAA